A part of Aquaspirillum sp. LM1 genomic DNA contains:
- the paaI gene encoding hydroxyphenylacetyl-CoA thioesterase PaaI: MTDTVLPPDDPQALAEATAQAMWSRDRAAQALGMQIVQVQPGRATLSMQVRADMVNGHHICHGGMIFSLADTAFAYACNSGNHNTVASACHIDFLAPAREGERLLADAAVQSQAGRTGVYDVTVRREDGSVIALFRGKSCRIPGEVIAGLQQADSAH; encoded by the coding sequence ATGACCGACACCGTATTGCCCCCCGACGACCCCCAGGCGCTGGCCGAGGCCACCGCCCAGGCCATGTGGTCACGCGACCGCGCCGCCCAGGCGCTGGGCATGCAGATTGTTCAGGTGCAGCCAGGCCGCGCCACGCTGAGCATGCAGGTGCGCGCCGACATGGTGAATGGCCACCATATCTGCCACGGCGGCATGATTTTCAGCCTGGCCGACACCGCCTTTGCCTACGCCTGCAACAGCGGCAACCACAACACCGTGGCATCGGCCTGCCACATTGATTTTCTGGCCCCGGCGCGCGAGGGCGAGCGGCTGCTGGCCGACGCGGCGGTCCAGTCGCAGGCCGGGCGCACCGGGGTATACGACGTGACGGTGCGCCGCGAGGACGGCAGCGTGATTGCCCTGTTCCGGGGCAAATCCTGCCGCATTCCGGGCGAGGTGATAGCCGGTTTGCAGCAGGCGGATTCGGCGCACTGA